CGTTGCCCACCATGTTGGCGCCGGACGCGGAGGAGTGGCCGTACAGGCGCGACACCATGGCCTCCATCAGGAAGGGCTTGCGCTCCTTGCGCACGTACTCCATGGCCTCCTTCAGCTCCAGGTACGCGTTGATGGGATCGTTCCCATCGATCGTCTTGGTGCGCATGTTGAAGGCCTTGCCGCGATCCGCCACGTGCGTCTCGCCGTGCTGCGTCTCGGCGGGCGTGGAGATGCCCCACTTGTTGTTGGTGACGATGATGAGCACGGGCAGCTCGTTGCCCTTGCGCGAGCTCCACACCAGGCACGAGGCGAAATCACCCTCGGCCGTGCCCGCGTCACCGCCGGTGACGATGCTGATGCCGTCGCCGCCGTGGCGCTTCTGCGCCAGCGCCGTGCCCGGAGCCATCGTGTACTGGATCTCGATGGGGGAGGAGACGGGGGCGATGTTCCACTCGCGCTTGGAGAAGTGGCCCGCGAAGTTGCGGCCGCCCGAGTAGGGGTCCGTCACCACGTTCTTCATCTGCCGCATGGCGCCGATGGGCTCCTCGCCCAGCGCCAGCATGGTGGCGGACTGGCGGTAGTGCCCGTGCAGGTAGTCGTAGGCCGGGCCCTGGCCCTTCTTCATCAGCATGCCGAGGGGCACGTTGAAGGCCTCCTCGCCCGGGCCGCCGATCCAGAAGTACCCGTGGCCCTGCTTGTACATCTGGATGAGGCGCTCTTCGAGGACGCGCGCCTTCACCATCAGGTCGTGCATCCGGACCAGCAATTCCCGCTCGAGCGGGAGCGACTCTTCTTCGCGGTTGAGGAGGCGGGGTTTTGACACGCGCGTCTCTCTAGTCAGAGGTAAAGAACGGGCCCCCTATACCCCAAAGGCGGCCCGGAAGCTCAAGCACCCCGGGGCGTGTTTCCTCCCTCTGGACATGCCGCGCTGCGGCACAGGCGGAGGCCGTGTCACGGGCGGTTCACGCCCCGCGTGAGCCGGCCCGCACCCGTGCCGGGAAGGCTGCTGGCAGCCAACAGGCCGGCTGATGACGGGACTCCGGCCCGCGCTCGTCGTCTCAACGGGAGTCCTCGCGCGTCGCCGTGGGGGCCTGGGGCGGCTGCTCCCCAGACGTGGCGTTGGGAGGGGACTCCACGTCCCGCAGGGGCACCAGCCGCGAGAGCAGGGGACCTCCGTGCTTGAGGCGGGCAATCCGCTGCGCCGGGTAGATGCCGCGTTGTCCCGTGAGGAGGTAGGCGGTGACGGTGACGATGACGACGTGGGGCAGCACGCCCGCGCCGAGCAGCTCCACCGCCATGAGGGACAGGGCCAGCGGGGTGTTGGCCGCGGCCCCGAAGAGCGCGGCGAGCCCCACGCCCGCCGCCAGGTCCAACGGCAGGCCGAGCACCCGCGCCAGCACGTTGCCGAGCGCCGCGCCCACGAAGAAGAGCGGGGTGACTTCTCCTCCGAGGAAGCCCGCGCCCAGCGTGACGGCGGTGAAGAGCAGCTTCAGGGCGAAGGCGCTGGAGGGCAGGGTGGGGTCCACGAAGGCCCGCTCGATGGTGGGCACGCCCAGGCCCAGGTAGTCGCTCGTGCCCACCAGCTTCCACAGCGCCACCACCACCGCGCCGCCGAGCGCCATGCGCAGGGGCAGCGATGGCACGGTCTTCTCCAGCCGCTTCTTGAGGAGGTGCACGCCCTCCACGAACACCACGGCCACCAGCGCCACCACGGCGCCGAAGACGAGCCACTTGCCCAACACCTGCGGCGAGAGGGGCAGCGCCGCCGGGGTGGGGTAGAGCGTGTGGTGGATGCCCAGCGAGCGGGTGACGAGATCTCCCACCACCGCGGCCACCAACGCGGGCACCAGCGCCTCGTAGCTCATGCGCCCCACGCAGACGACCTCGAGCCCGAAGACGGTGCCCGCGATGGGCGTGCCGAAGACGGAGCCGAAACCCCCGGCGATGCCTGCGGCGAGCAGCTCGCGGCGCGTGGCGGGCGAGACGCGGAAGCGGTGGGCCACGGCGTCGGCGAGGCTGGCCCCCATCTGCACGGCGGTGCCCTCGCGTCCGGCACTGCCTCCGAAGAGGTGCGTGAGCACCGTGCCCACCAGCACCATGGGCGCCATGCGCGGGGGCAGCTGCTTGTCGCCCTCGTGCACCGTGTCGAGCACCAGGTTGTTGCCGCCCCGGATGGGCGTGCCCCACCGGCCGTAGAGCGCCCCGATGGCCAGGCCCGCCAGGGGCAGGGTGTAGACGAGCACCTCGTGCCGGGTGCGGACGTCCGTGGCCACGTCCAGCAGATAGAGGAACACCGCGGACGCCACGCCGCACACCCCACCCACCACCGAGCCGAGCACGAGCCACTGGCCGAAGGAACGTGCACGCTTGTCCAGACTCACCGTACGAGCTCCCGTGGGTTGTCTCTCGCCGAGGGACGTCCGCGAGCGGGCGCCCTTGTACCATTGAAGCCCCCTGGCCTGTCTGGTGGCCGAGCGGCCGGGCACGGCTCACCCTCCTCAAGAGGTGCCACGG
The sequence above is drawn from the Archangium gephyra genome and encodes:
- a CDS encoding thiamine pyrophosphate-dependent dehydrogenase E1 component subunit alpha; its protein translation is MSKPRLLNREEESLPLERELLVRMHDLMVKARVLEERLIQMYKQGHGYFWIGGPGEEAFNVPLGMLMKKGQGPAYDYLHGHYRQSATMLALGEEPIGAMRQMKNVVTDPYSGGRNFAGHFSKREWNIAPVSSPIEIQYTMAPGTALAQKRHGGDGISIVTGGDAGTAEGDFASCLVWSSRKGNELPVLIIVTNNKWGISTPAETQHGETHVADRGKAFNMRTKTIDGNDPINAYLELKEAMEYVRKERKPFLMEAMVSRLYGHSSASGANMVGNEQDCLTVFEARLEKHGILTRKEMDDLRNRYSEDMAAMARQVIQEPMPGPETIWNHIYAERK
- a CDS encoding chloride channel protein, with amino-acid sequence MSLDKRARSFGQWLVLGSVVGGVCGVASAVFLYLLDVATDVRTRHEVLVYTLPLAGLAIGALYGRWGTPIRGGNNLVLDTVHEGDKQLPPRMAPMVLVGTVLTHLFGGSAGREGTAVQMGASLADAVAHRFRVSPATRRELLAAGIAGGFGSVFGTPIAGTVFGLEVVCVGRMSYEALVPALVAAVVGDLVTRSLGIHHTLYPTPAALPLSPQVLGKWLVFGAVVALVAVVFVEGVHLLKKRLEKTVPSLPLRMALGGAVVVALWKLVGTSDYLGLGVPTIERAFVDPTLPSSAFALKLLFTAVTLGAGFLGGEVTPLFFVGAALGNVLARVLGLPLDLAAGVGLAALFGAAANTPLALSLMAVELLGAGVLPHVVIVTVTAYLLTGQRGIYPAQRIARLKHGGPLLSRLVPLRDVESPPNATSGEQPPQAPTATREDSR